A window of Deinococcus cellulosilyticus NBRC 106333 = KACC 11606 contains these coding sequences:
- a CDS encoding ATP-binding protein has product MTESVIQALRTALQASPRDEALLAHLVQLLLDGHQGEEALQITRDWLSFQPTSTRALVFAIQACEMTGEFTTAQNYQTLLNALSAFQTQSPAKAAVTVSDQGTPEKAVHVVEPSGPRNAFDDLWDTEPSTITLADVAGMQAVKDRIHRTLLGPLRNPELTSMYGKSLRGGMLLYGPPGCGKTYLAKAIAGEMKARFLSISLTDVLDMYIGQSEHNLKDLFDSARRRTPCVIFFDEMDALGRKRSLVRNSNSNAIHQLLMELDGKENNDGLFVLAATNAPWDVDAALRRPGRLDRTILVLPPDREARKAILEMNFRNRPTEQLDLDTLAAQTEDFSGADLKHLCDTATDYALSESLNSGTPRPIRRQDLMAAFKEVRPSTREWFELSKNFALYANENGLYDDLEKYLKVRKFI; this is encoded by the coding sequence ATGACCGAATCCGTGATTCAGGCCCTGCGCACTGCCCTGCAAGCCAGCCCCAGAGATGAAGCCCTGCTTGCCCATCTGGTTCAGCTTCTGCTGGACGGCCATCAGGGCGAAGAAGCCCTCCAGATCACCCGTGACTGGCTGTCCTTCCAGCCCACCAGCACCCGTGCCCTGGTGTTTGCCATTCAGGCCTGTGAGATGACAGGAGAATTCACCACCGCCCAGAACTACCAGACCCTGCTCAATGCCCTAAGTGCCTTCCAGACCCAGAGCCCGGCGAAAGCTGCAGTCACCGTAAGTGACCAGGGAACACCTGAGAAAGCGGTTCATGTCGTGGAGCCATCTGGACCCAGAAATGCGTTTGATGACCTGTGGGACACCGAACCCAGCACCATCACCCTTGCAGATGTGGCTGGCATGCAGGCCGTTAAAGACCGCATTCACCGCACCCTTCTGGGACCTCTGCGCAATCCAGAACTCACCTCCATGTATGGCAAGTCCCTGCGGGGTGGGATGCTGCTTTATGGACCTCCCGGATGCGGCAAAACTTACCTTGCAAAAGCCATCGCTGGAGAAATGAAAGCCCGGTTCCTGAGCATCTCCCTGACCGATGTGCTGGACATGTACATCGGTCAATCCGAACACAACCTGAAAGACCTGTTTGACTCTGCACGCAGGCGCACCCCCTGTGTGATCTTCTTTGATGAGATGGACGCCCTGGGACGCAAGAGAAGTCTGGTGCGCAACAGCAATTCGAATGCCATTCACCAGCTTCTGATGGAACTCGATGGCAAGGAGAACAACGATGGTCTTTTTGTGCTGGCAGCTACCAATGCTCCCTGGGATGTGGATGCAGCCCTGAGGCGTCCAGGCCGACTGGACCGCACCATTCTGGTCCTGCCTCCAGACAGAGAAGCCAGAAAGGCCATTCTGGAAATGAACTTCAGAAACCGGCCCACAGAACAGCTGGATCTGGACACACTGGCGGCACAAACCGAAGATTTCTCTGGAGCCGATTTGAAGCACCTCTGTGACACAGCGACGGATTATGCCCTCTCAGAGTCCCTGAATTCTGGTACCCCCAGACCCATCCGCAGGCAGGACCTGATGGCCGCGTTCAAAGAGGTGCGTCCCAGCACCAGAGAATGGTTTGAACTGTCCAAAAACTTCGCCCTGTATGCCAATGAAAACGGGCTTTATGACGATCTGGAAAAATACCTGAAAGTTCGCAAGTTCATCTGA